The following proteins come from a genomic window of Microtus ochrogaster isolate Prairie Vole_2 chromosome 7, MicOch1.0, whole genome shotgun sequence:
- the Mxra7 gene encoding matrix-remodeling-associated protein 7: MEAPAELLAALPALATALALLLAWLLLRRGAAPASAPAPERASPTEAPGAPAPPEPPEPSASEPSPAGPPQPERMEEPREPVAEEPADEGRQDEEQDSDSETGLPTEEPEEEDGAAFSFKYSPGQLRGSQYKRMMTKEELEEEQRVQKEQLAAIFKLMKDNKETFGEMTDGDMQEQLRLYDM; the protein is encoded by the exons ATGGAGGCGCCGGCCGAATTGCTGGCCGCTCTGCCCGCGCTGGCCACAGCGTTGGCACTGCTGCTTGCTTGGCTGCTGCTGCGGCGTGGGGCGGCCCCGGCCTCGGCCCCGGCCCCGGAACGCGCGTCCCCGACTGAGGCCCCCGGGGCTCCGGCACCGCCTGAGCCTCCCGAGCCCAGCGCCTCGGAGCCCTCACCCGCGGGGCCGCCCCAGCCCGAGCGCATGGAGGAGCCGAGAGAGCCCGTGGCGGAGGAGCCGGCGGACGAGGGGAGACAG GATGAAGAGCAGGACTCAGACAGTGAGACGGGGCTGCCCACTGAAGAACCTGAGGAAGAGGATG GAGCGGCCTTCTCCTTTAAGTACAGCCCTGGGCAGCTGAGGGGAAGCCAGTACAAGAGGATGATGACCAAagaagagctggaggaggagcagag AGTGCAGAAAGAACAGCTGGCTGCCATCTTCAAGCTCATGAAAGACAACAAGGAGACGTTTGGCGAGATGACTGACGGCGACATGCAGGAGCAGCTCCGGCTCTATGACATGTAG